Proteins encoded together in one Pseudomonas sp. TCU-HL1 window:
- a CDS encoding sigma-54-dependent transcriptional regulator — MTRQRALIVDDEPDIRELLEITLGRMKLDTRSARNIKEAREWLAREPFDLCLTDMRLPDGTGLELVQYIQQRHPMVPVAMITAYGSLDTAVNALKAGAFDFVTKPVDLGRLRELVNTALRLSTPEDGEVPVDGRLLGTSPPMTALRKQIQKLARSQAPVYISGESGSGKELVARLIHDQGPRAERPFVPVNCGAIPSELMESEFFGHKKGSFTGAVEDKQGLFQAANGGTLFLDEVADLPLAMQVKLLRAIQEKAVRAVGGQLEGGVDVRILSATHKDLAAEVAAGRFRQDLYYRLNVIELSVPPLRERREDIPLLTETMLKRLTQQSGLPAASLSPEALDKLKCYRFPGNVRELENMLERAYTLCEDDQIQARDLRLADASGAAEGGEANLAQIDNLEDYLEDIERKLIMQALEETRWNRTAAAQRLGLTFRSMRYRLKKLGID; from the coding sequence ATGACCCGACAGAGAGCCCTGATCGTCGACGACGAGCCCGATATCCGCGAACTGCTGGAAATCACCCTCGGACGGATGAAGCTCGACACCCGCAGCGCCCGCAACATAAAGGAGGCCCGCGAGTGGCTGGCACGGGAACCCTTCGACCTGTGCCTGACCGACATGCGCCTGCCCGATGGGACCGGGCTGGAACTGGTGCAGTACATCCAGCAGCGCCACCCCATGGTCCCGGTGGCGATGATCACCGCCTATGGCAGCCTCGATACCGCGGTGAACGCCCTCAAGGCCGGCGCCTTCGATTTCGTCACCAAGCCGGTCGATCTCGGCCGTCTGCGGGAACTGGTCAACACTGCCCTGCGCCTGAGCACCCCGGAAGACGGCGAAGTCCCAGTGGACGGCCGCCTGCTGGGCACTTCGCCGCCCATGACCGCCCTGCGCAAGCAGATCCAGAAGCTCGCCCGCAGCCAGGCGCCGGTGTACATCAGCGGCGAGTCCGGCAGCGGCAAGGAGCTGGTGGCGCGACTGATCCATGATCAGGGCCCGCGTGCCGAGCGTCCCTTCGTGCCGGTCAACTGTGGCGCCATCCCGTCGGAGCTCATGGAAAGCGAATTCTTCGGCCACAAGAAAGGCAGCTTCACCGGCGCCGTGGAAGACAAACAGGGTCTGTTCCAGGCCGCCAATGGCGGCACCCTCTTCCTCGACGAAGTGGCCGACCTGCCGCTGGCGATGCAGGTGAAACTGTTGCGCGCCATCCAGGAGAAGGCCGTGCGCGCGGTGGGCGGCCAGCTGGAAGGGGGCGTGGACGTGCGCATCCTTAGCGCTACCCACAAGGACCTCGCTGCCGAAGTCGCGGCAGGCCGCTTCCGCCAGGACCTCTATTACCGCCTCAATGTCATCGAACTCAGCGTGCCGCCGCTGCGCGAGCGCCGCGAAGACATCCCGCTGCTGACGGAAACCATGCTCAAGCGTCTGACCCAGCAGAGCGGGCTGCCAGCGGCAAGCCTCTCCCCCGAAGCGCTGGACAAGCTCAAGTGCTACCGCTTCCCCGGCAACGTCCGGGAGCTGGAGAACATGCTCGAGCGCGCCTACACCCTGTGCGAGGACGACCAGATCCAGGCACGCGACCTGCGCCTGGCCGATGCCAGCGGCGCGGCAGAAGGCGGCGAGGCCAACCTGGCGCAGATCGACAACCTGGAAGACTATCTGGAAGACATCGAACGCAAGCTAATCATGCAGGCCCTCGAAGAAACCCGCTGGAACCGCACCGCCGCGGCACAGCGCCTGGGCCTGACCTTCCGCTCGATGCGCTATCGCCTGAAGAAGCTGGGCATCGACTGA
- a CDS encoding sensor histidine kinase: MSADSLSLPSALSAQGRRIFRLYSLYRLLIGVALVVLISSELDDELLDLARPELFRNASWFYLILNTLIAALVPRPRSMVQVFSLAVVDVLLLSCLFFAGGGTPSGIANLMVVSVAISNILLRGRIGLLVAAVATIGLIYLTFYLSLSHPQAASQFVQAGGFGALCFAAALFIQGLSRRLQLSETLSEQRAADVANLEALNAQILERMRTGILVLDPRNQILLANNGAQTLLGKDNLMGRPLDTQCRELLASLQQWLANPTLRPQSIQAFADGPTLQPSFVHLQRGNEKNTLVFLEDISQIAQQAQQLKLASLGRLTAGIAHEIRNPLGAISHAAQLLQESEELQGPDRRLAQIIQDHSRRMNLVIENVLQLSRRRQSEPQLLDLKYWLTRFASEFRSTSGANQTLHLTTLGSTLQTRMDPHQLTQVLTNLVQNGLRYSAKQHSQGQVWLKLFRDPESDLPVLEVEDDGEGVAPEQVHNIFEPFFTTESKGTGLGLYISRELCESNQARLDYKPREPVGSCFRITFAHPRKLS, from the coding sequence GTGAGCGCTGACAGCCTGTCCCTACCCAGTGCACTCAGCGCCCAGGGACGCCGCATCTTCCGCCTGTACAGCCTGTACCGGCTGCTGATCGGCGTTGCACTGGTGGTACTGATCTCCAGCGAGCTGGATGACGAATTACTCGATCTGGCACGACCGGAACTGTTCCGCAACGCCAGCTGGTTCTACCTGATCCTCAATACCCTGATCGCCGCGCTGGTCCCCCGCCCCCGAAGCATGGTGCAGGTATTCAGCCTGGCAGTGGTCGATGTGCTGCTGCTGTCCTGCCTGTTCTTCGCGGGAGGAGGCACGCCCAGCGGCATCGCCAACCTCATGGTGGTGTCGGTGGCCATCTCCAACATCCTGTTGCGGGGCCGCATCGGATTGCTGGTGGCGGCTGTGGCGACCATCGGGCTGATCTACCTGACCTTCTACCTCAGCCTCAGCCATCCGCAGGCTGCCAGCCAGTTCGTCCAGGCCGGCGGCTTTGGTGCGCTGTGTTTTGCCGCCGCGCTGTTCATCCAGGGCCTGAGCCGCCGCCTGCAACTCAGCGAAACCCTCTCCGAGCAACGCGCCGCCGATGTCGCCAACCTGGAGGCGCTCAACGCGCAGATTCTCGAACGCATGCGCACCGGCATCCTGGTGCTCGACCCGCGGAACCAGATCCTGCTCGCCAACAATGGCGCCCAGACACTGCTGGGCAAGGACAACCTGATGGGCCGGCCACTGGACACCCAGTGCCGCGAACTGCTGGCAAGCCTTCAGCAGTGGCTGGCCAACCCGACCTTACGCCCCCAGAGCATCCAGGCATTTGCCGACGGCCCGACCTTGCAGCCGAGCTTCGTCCACCTGCAGCGGGGCAACGAAAAGAACACCCTGGTGTTCCTCGAAGACATCTCCCAGATCGCCCAGCAGGCCCAGCAACTCAAGCTTGCCTCCCTGGGCCGCCTGACGGCGGGCATCGCCCACGAAATCCGCAACCCCTTGGGCGCCATCAGCCACGCCGCCCAGCTCTTGCAGGAATCGGAAGAACTCCAGGGCCCCGATAGACGCCTGGCGCAGATCATCCAGGATCACTCGCGGCGCATGAACCTGGTCATCGAAAACGTCCTGCAACTGTCCCGCCGCCGCCAGTCGGAACCGCAACTGCTGGACCTCAAGTACTGGCTGACCCGCTTCGCCAGCGAGTTCCGCAGCACCTCCGGCGCCAACCAGACCCTGCACCTGACCACCCTTGGCAGCACCCTGCAAACCCGCATGGACCCGCACCAACTGACCCAGGTGCTGACCAACCTGGTGCAGAACGGCCTGCGCTACAGCGCCAAGCAGCACAGTCAGGGCCAGGTCTGGCTCAAGCTGTTCCGCGACCCGGAAAGCGACCTGCCAGTGCTGGAGGTCGAGGACGATGGCGAAGGCGTAGCGCCCGAGCAGGTGCACAACATCTTCGAGCCCTTCTTCACCACGGAGAGCAAGGGCACTGGCCTGGGCCTGTACATTTCCCGCGAACTCTGCGAAAGCAATCAGGCGCGACTCGACTACAAACCGCGCGAGCCAGTTGGCAGCTGCTTCCGCATCACCTTCGCACACCCGCGCAAACTGAGCTGA
- a CDS encoding GspH/FimT family pseudopilin, with translation MSQRGFTLIELMVTLVVLAVLIGLAAPNLSQMLRENQAAAELDAFSGMLNYARREAVQGAQTIRLKGPLAVDGSWQLLRERDSLELRRFPPLNSLAVTPAGLQNILFDSQGRLVSAARMALTLTAKDTSLRCAAFNRSVSIELSGSISLQRGSCK, from the coding sequence ATGTCGCAGCGAGGATTCACGCTGATCGAACTGATGGTCACGCTTGTCGTGCTCGCAGTATTGATCGGGTTGGCAGCACCAAATCTTTCCCAGATGCTTCGCGAGAACCAGGCAGCGGCAGAGCTTGATGCGTTCTCCGGCATGCTCAACTATGCGCGCCGCGAAGCAGTCCAGGGAGCGCAGACCATCAGGTTGAAGGGGCCGCTGGCAGTCGATGGCAGCTGGCAGTTGTTGCGTGAGCGGGACAGCCTGGAACTACGCCGTTTCCCTCCCCTGAACTCATTGGCGGTCACCCCGGCAGGTCTGCAAAACATCCTCTTCGACTCGCAGGGCCGCCTGGTGAGCGCGGCCAGGATGGCGCTCACCCTGACGGCGAAGGATACATCGCTGCGCTGCGCCGCCTTCAATCGCAGTGTTTCCATTGAACTGTCCGGTTCGATTTCTCTGCAGAGGGGAAGCTGCAAATGA
- a CDS encoding type IV pilin protein: MKSSKAFTLIELMIVLVVIGILAAIAYPNYTEYVRRGKRAEVKAALMEGAQALERYYSTHGSYLGAEGNLADTFAAQAPASGAANYTIAAQGAPAATTYQLRATRAGSMANDPCGDFQLSHTGERTLANATRTAAQCW, translated from the coding sequence ATGAAAAGCAGCAAGGCGTTCACCCTGATTGAGCTGATGATCGTGCTAGTGGTAATCGGCATCCTTGCCGCGATCGCGTATCCCAACTACACCGAGTATGTGCGGCGGGGCAAGCGGGCCGAGGTGAAGGCCGCCTTGATGGAGGGTGCGCAGGCGCTGGAGCGCTATTACTCCACCCACGGCTCCTACCTGGGCGCCGAAGGCAACCTTGCCGATACCTTTGCTGCCCAGGCGCCAGCTTCGGGGGCGGCCAACTACACCATCGCCGCCCAAGGTGCCCCGGCCGCTACCACCTACCAGCTGCGGGCTACCCGCGCCGGCAGCATGGCCAATGATCCGTGCGGCGACTTCCAGCTCAGCCACACCGGCGAGCGTACGCTGGCCAATGCCACGCGCACGGCGGCCCAGTGCTGGTAG
- a CDS encoding pilus assembly protein, which translates to MIRSKYAFAVRALVAGLLTFVVSHSALAAFVPGQVPLNLGGQVEPNLMFILDDSGSMRWGFLPDELKPAYLERTGGWYERRECTGRGSYAGKNLHFCSKASHRYLASSHLNKSYYNPAVQYLPPVKSDGQRYANATFVAAFVDGYTGGQTVNLGNDYMAIMDDYFSPNSYECLNRRCSNVEYYNGFAVGAESGAGAAFYYEFVGGGSCASNPRQDACYAERSVGAAEQQNFANWFSYYRTRIMSAKAGVSQAFSALPGDIRVGYGAINLTDTLARGVRRFEGTGRSEFYDWLFAANASGGTPLRKALGDAGEYYSRKDESGPWSSTPGQTGGKEYACRQSYTILTTDGYWNGDAASREGARVNVDNSNGPTISGPDGQSYRYVPKAPFSDSSENTLADVAMYYWSRDLHNTLANRVPTDPADPAFWQHMVTFGVGLGMSGTVDPQAAFAAVKNGASVTWPSPTGSEPAKLDDLLHAAVNGRGGFFSAQDPQQFASALGETLASISDRTGSNTSAVPNARRLDSNTLVYEAFYTSSDWSGKLLAKKPMQTSAGIVFEEVWEAGQKLGLSSRSLFTHDGAAGTNHGQALNWSSLSAALKVHFNDDEALFNYLMGSRTNEAPAGRRFRKRATLLGDIVNSTLVLANKQDWGFHGRVPVASGEQTYAEFVAAKSSKPPVLFVGANDGFLHAFNANNGNELFAYMPNGVLGNVKLLANSDYKHRYFVDGKLHIRDARLNGAWRTVLLGSLGAGGKSVFALDVTDTSGTGFSASKVLWEIKDDADLGYNFGEPLVGRMKDGSWAAIFGNGHGSTNDDSVLFVVDLATGAVNKIRAGQATGGLSSPSFVYATDSSGNIYVKDVYAGDLSGNLWKFNLKGNGSGVGDFEVSLSSGNKPQPLYVATDTAGTRQPITVKPEIAYHPDGVSQGVVVYFGTGRLYTASDVVDASKQSLYGIWDKLASNGSSTAFSGRSNLDQRSILFEGEAFDRDVRVLDAPATAMDWSNKRGWYLDLTSPVKGAQGERVIFAPRILLNRLVIETAIPSSDPCLAGGSGWTMVLDLATGGRLNYVLLDLNKDGKFTDADMVTVGDQKLPPSGIGSSGSIPTGSFDLIDPQKYWLCRGTGVDDCIPAANTINVLEGRQSWNQIR; encoded by the coding sequence ATGATCCGCTCGAAATATGCGTTTGCGGTACGGGCACTGGTGGCCGGCCTGCTGACTTTTGTGGTCAGCCACAGTGCCCTGGCAGCATTCGTGCCTGGGCAGGTTCCGTTGAACCTGGGTGGCCAGGTCGAGCCCAACCTCATGTTCATCCTGGATGATTCGGGCTCGATGCGCTGGGGCTTCCTCCCGGATGAGCTCAAGCCCGCGTATCTGGAGCGCACGGGCGGATGGTACGAGCGGCGGGAGTGCACGGGGCGGGGCAGCTATGCCGGCAAGAACCTGCATTTCTGCTCGAAGGCAAGTCATCGCTACCTGGCTTCCAGCCACCTGAACAAGTCCTACTACAACCCGGCCGTACAGTACCTGCCGCCAGTCAAGAGCGACGGCCAACGCTATGCCAACGCAACCTTCGTGGCCGCATTCGTGGATGGTTATACGGGGGGGCAGACGGTCAACCTCGGCAATGACTACATGGCGATCATGGATGACTACTTTTCGCCCAATAGCTATGAGTGCTTGAACAGGCGTTGCAGCAACGTCGAGTACTACAACGGTTTTGCCGTGGGGGCGGAGAGTGGCGCTGGTGCCGCTTTCTATTACGAATTTGTCGGAGGGGGTAGCTGTGCCAGCAATCCTCGCCAGGATGCCTGCTATGCCGAGCGTAGCGTGGGCGCCGCCGAGCAGCAGAACTTCGCCAACTGGTTCTCCTACTATCGGACTCGCATCATGTCGGCCAAGGCCGGGGTCAGCCAGGCGTTTTCCGCGCTTCCCGGGGACATCCGGGTTGGTTATGGCGCGATCAACCTGACCGATACCCTGGCGCGCGGCGTACGTCGATTCGAGGGGACCGGGCGCTCCGAGTTCTATGACTGGCTGTTTGCGGCCAACGCCTCAGGGGGTACGCCCCTGCGCAAGGCGCTGGGTGATGCAGGCGAATATTACTCGCGCAAGGACGAGTCGGGGCCCTGGAGTTCGACGCCGGGCCAGACCGGCGGCAAGGAATATGCCTGCCGCCAGAGCTACACCATCCTGACCACGGACGGATACTGGAACGGTGACGCGGCCTCCAGGGAGGGCGCGCGCGTCAACGTGGATAACAGCAACGGCCCGACCATCAGCGGACCAGATGGGCAGAGCTATCGTTATGTGCCCAAGGCGCCTTTCAGCGACAGCTCGGAGAACACCCTGGCGGACGTCGCCATGTACTACTGGAGTCGTGACCTGCATAACACCCTGGCCAACCGTGTGCCGACCGATCCGGCCGACCCGGCGTTCTGGCAGCACATGGTGACCTTCGGGGTCGGTCTGGGCATGAGCGGGACCGTCGACCCGCAGGCCGCGTTCGCCGCCGTCAAGAATGGCGCTTCGGTGACCTGGCCAAGCCCGACCGGCAGCGAGCCGGCGAAGCTGGATGACCTGTTGCACGCGGCGGTGAATGGTCGGGGTGGTTTCTTCAGCGCCCAGGACCCGCAGCAGTTCGCCAGCGCCCTGGGTGAGACCCTGGCGTCGATCAGCGATCGTACCGGGTCGAACACCTCGGCCGTGCCCAATGCCCGCCGTCTGGACAGCAACACCCTGGTCTACGAGGCCTTCTATACCAGTTCGGACTGGTCCGGAAAGTTGCTGGCGAAAAAGCCCATGCAGACCAGCGCCGGCATCGTTTTCGAGGAGGTCTGGGAGGCGGGGCAGAAGTTGGGGCTCAGCTCGCGTAGCCTGTTCACCCACGATGGCGCGGCGGGCACCAACCATGGCCAGGCATTGAACTGGAGCAGCCTTAGCGCAGCGCTCAAGGTGCATTTCAACGACGATGAGGCGCTGTTCAACTACCTGATGGGCAGCCGCACGAACGAGGCGCCGGCCGGCAGGAGGTTCCGCAAGCGCGCCACCCTGCTCGGCGATATCGTCAACTCCACCCTGGTGTTGGCTAACAAGCAGGACTGGGGCTTCCATGGGCGGGTACCCGTAGCGAGCGGCGAGCAGACCTACGCCGAGTTCGTCGCCGCCAAGTCGAGCAAGCCACCGGTGCTGTTCGTCGGCGCCAACGATGGCTTCCTGCACGCCTTCAACGCCAACAATGGCAATGAATTGTTCGCCTACATGCCCAACGGCGTCTTGGGTAACGTCAAGCTCCTGGCCAATAGCGACTACAAGCACCGCTACTTCGTTGATGGGAAGCTGCACATCCGCGATGCCCGTCTCAATGGTGCATGGCGTACCGTGCTCCTGGGTAGCCTCGGGGCCGGTGGGAAAAGCGTCTTCGCCCTGGACGTCACGGACACCTCCGGCACGGGCTTCAGTGCCAGCAAGGTGCTGTGGGAAATCAAGGATGATGCCGATCTGGGCTACAACTTCGGCGAGCCATTGGTTGGGCGCATGAAGGACGGCAGTTGGGCGGCGATCTTCGGTAATGGACACGGCAGCACCAATGATGACTCGGTGTTGTTCGTCGTCGATCTGGCTACCGGTGCTGTGAACAAGATTCGTGCGGGCCAGGCCACGGGCGGCCTGTCCAGCCCGTCCTTCGTGTATGCCACCGACAGCTCGGGCAACATCTACGTGAAGGATGTGTATGCCGGCGATCTGAGCGGAAACCTGTGGAAGTTCAACCTCAAGGGCAATGGTTCCGGTGTTGGCGATTTCGAGGTCAGCCTGAGCTCAGGCAACAAACCGCAGCCGCTGTACGTTGCTACAGATACCGCGGGCACGCGCCAACCGATCACCGTCAAGCCGGAAATCGCCTACCACCCGGATGGCGTGTCGCAGGGCGTCGTCGTCTACTTCGGCACCGGCCGGCTCTATACCGCGAGTGACGTGGTCGACGCGTCCAAACAGAGCCTCTACGGCATCTGGGACAAGCTGGCGAGCAACGGCTCCTCCACCGCTTTCAGTGGCCGTTCGAACCTTGACCAGCGCTCGATCCTGTTCGAGGGCGAGGCCTTCGATCGGGATGTGCGGGTACTCGACGCACCGGCCACCGCCATGGACTGGAGCAACAAGCGTGGCTGGTATCTCGATCTGACCTCTCCGGTCAAAGGTGCCCAGGGCGAGCGGGTCATTTTCGCTCCGCGCATCCTGCTCAATCGACTGGTCATCGAAACCGCCATTCCGTCTTCCGACCCCTGCCTGGCTGGTGGCTCCGGCTGGACAATGGTGCTCGACCTGGCGACTGGCGGGCGGCTCAACTATGTCCTGCTGGACCTCAACAAGGATGGCAAGTTCACCGACGCGGACATGGTCACCGTCGGTGACCAGAAGCTTCCACCGTCCGGTATCGGATCTTCCGGAAGCATACCGACAGGTTCGTTCGACCTGATCGACCCGCAGAAGTACTGGTTGTGCCGAGGCACGGGCGTGGATGACTGCATTCCGGCCGCCAATACCATCAATGTTCTCGAAGGCCGTCAGTCCTGGAACCAGATTCGATGA
- a CDS encoding PilW family protein, which produces MRKQRGLSLVELMVAMAIGLVISLAVLQVFISNKNTFLLRGAAGNLQENGRFALQYLAAELRPAGVGVGARLDEDDICVVAAKGDTGEWSAMNRPIWGRRITATGELGAVGTDQLAIFANDGCESFLTPGELLKPSLNANLKVTAYCPSMQQDHAVMVQDMEKAVVIRITNKPNSSGSGQVTLTHAASTNDKNAKCGGFKFSDIQFNSPARVVGFAYRTFYVADTGRVTANGQPIRALFVRDAAQVPAQTNEVVEGVESLRTSFGVAANNSIGVQTYLSPAEVEAANRWGDVRTVKIDLLLASNERVAGALDQAVQFGGAAVVADGRLRQVFSTVVALRNRVD; this is translated from the coding sequence ATGCGCAAGCAACGCGGCTTGAGCCTGGTGGAGCTGATGGTGGCCATGGCGATTGGTCTGGTCATCAGCCTGGCGGTCCTCCAGGTCTTCATCAGCAACAAGAACACCTTCCTTCTCCGGGGGGCAGCGGGAAACCTGCAGGAAAACGGACGCTTCGCCCTGCAATACCTCGCCGCCGAACTGCGCCCAGCGGGCGTTGGGGTGGGAGCCCGGCTTGATGAGGACGACATCTGCGTGGTGGCCGCCAAAGGCGACACGGGGGAATGGAGCGCCATGAATCGTCCCATCTGGGGACGGCGCATCACGGCAACCGGGGAGCTTGGGGCGGTAGGCACCGACCAGTTGGCGATCTTCGCCAATGACGGTTGCGAGTCCTTCCTCACTCCCGGCGAGCTGCTCAAGCCGTCGCTCAATGCGAATCTCAAGGTCACGGCCTATTGCCCAAGCATGCAGCAGGATCATGCCGTGATGGTGCAGGACATGGAGAAGGCGGTGGTCATCCGCATCACCAACAAACCGAATTCGTCGGGTTCTGGCCAGGTGACACTGACCCATGCTGCGAGCACCAATGACAAGAACGCCAAATGCGGTGGCTTCAAATTCTCGGATATCCAATTCAACAGCCCAGCGCGGGTGGTGGGCTTCGCCTACAGGACCTTTTACGTGGCGGATACCGGCCGCGTCACGGCAAACGGACAGCCCATCCGTGCATTGTTTGTCCGCGATGCGGCGCAGGTTCCAGCGCAGACTAACGAGGTCGTGGAAGGCGTGGAGTCGCTGCGCACCAGTTTCGGCGTGGCGGCGAACAACAGTATCGGTGTGCAGACCTACCTAAGCCCGGCCGAGGTGGAAGCAGCGAACCGATGGGGTGATGTCCGCACGGTGAAGATCGATCTGTTGCTGGCCAGCAATGAGCGAGTGGCGGGAGCTCTGGACCAGGCTGTCCAGTTCGGGGGGGCGGCAGTGGTGGCGGATGGGCGCCTGCGCCAGGTATTCAGCACAGTAGTGGCCCTACGCAATCGGGTTGACTGA
- a CDS encoding pilus assembly PilX family protein — translation MQKQKGAVLLVCLIALLALTVLGVTAMSGSTLQERMAGGARDYNVAFQAAESALRVGEAYVRQQVEASVDPTQLFLARTDCPTVTATQWTPPAELHNKPRQPVCQVRNFYGASGGATSFVCETDGSIAENRAFDCLSRTYLFNVEATGYAGGDAEVHLRSTVAIAIRSQN, via the coding sequence ATGCAAAAGCAAAAAGGAGCAGTGCTGCTGGTTTGCCTGATCGCACTCCTGGCACTCACCGTGTTGGGGGTTACGGCGATGTCCGGCAGCACCCTGCAGGAGCGTATGGCCGGCGGCGCGCGGGACTACAACGTGGCGTTCCAGGCGGCCGAGAGCGCCTTGCGGGTGGGCGAGGCCTATGTGCGACAGCAGGTGGAAGCCAGCGTCGATCCTACCCAACTGTTCCTGGCGAGGACCGATTGCCCGACGGTGACGGCTACGCAATGGACCCCTCCCGCCGAACTTCACAACAAACCGCGGCAGCCGGTCTGTCAGGTTCGCAACTTTTATGGAGCGTCGGGCGGCGCGACCAGCTTCGTCTGCGAAACCGACGGTTCGATTGCCGAGAACCGGGCGTTCGATTGCCTGAGCCGGACCTATCTGTTCAACGTCGAGGCCACCGGTTACGCCGGCGGGGATGCCGAAGTGCACCTGCGCTCCACCGTGGCCATTGCCATCCGCAGCCAGAACTGA
- a CDS encoding PP0621 family protein, whose amino-acid sequence MFRLLFWIAVIFAAIWLWRRFKTPSTPRPKPRQQDDTQPMVRCAQCGVHVPRAHALSQDDRWYCSKAHLEQDRSSGER is encoded by the coding sequence ATGTTTCGCCTGCTGTTCTGGATTGCCGTGATCTTCGCCGCCATCTGGCTGTGGCGACGCTTCAAGACCCCTTCGACGCCCCGCCCCAAGCCGCGCCAGCAGGACGACACCCAGCCCATGGTGCGCTGCGCCCAGTGCGGTGTGCATGTGCCCCGGGCCCATGCATTGTCCCAGGACGACCGCTGGTACTGCAGCAAGGCCCACCTGGAACAGGACCGAAGCTCCGGTGAGCGCTGA
- the pilV gene encoding type IV pilus modification protein PilV encodes MSASYQRGASLIEVLVAVLLFSIGVLGLAAMQLTALKANQLASVRSHATFLAYEMADRMRAARGDAQAGFYNLAVGAALACDPARETCLPFQRDLAEWRANLARQLPEGNGGVVQNGGRFTVIVQWNEERVGGSAAQQFSFVTQI; translated from the coding sequence ATGAGTGCGTCGTACCAGCGAGGAGCCTCACTCATCGAAGTTCTGGTTGCAGTGCTCCTTTTCTCTATTGGTGTGCTGGGTCTGGCAGCCATGCAGCTCACCGCGCTGAAGGCGAACCAGCTCGCGTCCGTACGCTCCCATGCGACCTTCCTGGCCTACGAGATGGCTGATCGCATGCGCGCCGCGCGAGGAGATGCGCAGGCGGGGTTCTACAACCTGGCGGTCGGCGCCGCCTTAGCCTGTGATCCTGCGCGGGAAACCTGCCTGCCTTTCCAGCGGGACCTGGCGGAATGGCGCGCCAACCTTGCCAGGCAACTGCCGGAAGGGAATGGCGGCGTGGTGCAGAACGGAGGTCGCTTCACGGTCATCGTGCAATGGAACGAGGAGCGGGTGGGCGGAAGCGCCGCCCAGCAATTCTCCTTCGTCACGCAGATTTGA